In a genomic window of Candidatus Hydrogenedentota bacterium:
- the narH gene encoding nitrate reductase subunit beta yields the protein MNVRAHVSMVFHLDKCIGCHTCSVACKNIWTDRPGAEYMWWNNVETKPGTGYPTRWEDQLNYKGGWELNDQRELQLKSQKKANYFQKIFYNPNQPGLDEYYEPWTYRYGDLTNAPEGDDQPTARPISQITGEDMDIEAGPNWDDDLGGSPVYAANDPNLDALTEDERRVLFDVEQITMMYLPRICNHCANPSCVAACPSGALYKRGEDGIVLVNQDTCRGWRACVAACPYKKVYYNWKTGKAEKCILCYPRIETGQPPACFHSCVGRIRYMGVLLYDADRVEEAMKAPEDALVESHRSVLLDPFDPAVIAGAEANGISAQFIESAQRSPVWNYVMKWKLALPLHPEFRTLPMLYYVPPLLPVSGRAGDGIYQQNATEFFSNLDSARLPIRYLASLFSAGNEKIVHDVMKRQMAVRYFKRAQDVDDVDASKVHAVLREAGLSEAEAEEIYQMTTLAPMNERYVMPPIQREVNIAGSGCSPEMCKGSCGLGAISTPERGL from the coding sequence ATGAATGTACGCGCACACGTTTCCATGGTGTTCCACCTCGACAAATGCATCGGCTGCCACACGTGCAGCGTGGCCTGCAAAAACATCTGGACCGACCGGCCCGGTGCCGAATACATGTGGTGGAACAACGTGGAGACCAAGCCGGGCACCGGCTATCCCACGCGCTGGGAGGACCAGCTCAACTACAAAGGCGGCTGGGAACTGAACGACCAACGGGAGCTCCAGCTCAAGAGCCAGAAAAAGGCCAATTACTTTCAGAAGATATTCTACAACCCGAACCAGCCGGGTCTGGATGAATATTACGAGCCCTGGACCTATCGCTACGGCGACCTCACCAACGCGCCCGAGGGCGACGACCAGCCCACGGCCCGACCCATCTCCCAGATCACCGGGGAAGATATGGACATCGAGGCGGGGCCCAACTGGGACGACGATCTGGGCGGCTCTCCTGTTTACGCGGCCAACGACCCCAATCTCGACGCACTGACGGAAGACGAGCGGCGCGTCCTCTTCGACGTGGAACAGATCACCATGATGTATCTGCCCCGCATCTGCAACCACTGCGCGAACCCGAGCTGCGTCGCGGCCTGCCCGAGTGGCGCGCTCTACAAGCGCGGTGAAGATGGCATCGTCCTGGTCAATCAAGACACCTGCCGCGGCTGGCGCGCCTGCGTGGCCGCGTGCCCCTACAAGAAGGTCTACTACAACTGGAAAACCGGCAAAGCCGAGAAATGCATCCTGTGCTATCCGCGCATCGAGACCGGCCAGCCCCCGGCGTGCTTCCACTCCTGCGTGGGCCGCATCCGCTACATGGGCGTGCTGCTCTACGACGCTGATCGCGTGGAAGAAGCCATGAAGGCACCCGAAGACGCGCTCGTGGAATCCCACCGCAGTGTCTTGCTCGATCCCTTTGATCCCGCCGTAATCGCGGGCGCCGAGGCCAACGGTATCAGCGCCCAGTTCATCGAATCCGCCCAGCGCTCTCCGGTGTGGAACTACGTCATGAAGTGGAAGCTGGCCCTGCCGCTCCACCCCGAGTTCCGCACCCTGCCCATGCTCTACTACGTGCCCCCGCTCCTGCCCGTCAGCGGACGCGCGGGCGATGGTATCTATCAGCAGAACGCCACCGAGTTCTTCTCCAACCTCGACAGCGCGCGCCTGCCCATCCGTTACTTGGCCTCCCTCTTCAGCGCGGGCAACGAGAAGATCGTCCACGACGTGATGAAACGCCAGATGGCCGTGCGCTACTTCAAGCGCGCGCAGGATGTGGACGACGTGGATGCGTCCAAGGTCCACGCCGTGTTGCGCGAGGCCGGACTCTCCGAAGCCGAGGCCGAAGAAATCTACCAGATGACGACCCTCGCGCCGATGAACGAGCGCTACGTGATGCCGCCCATCCAGCGCGAAGTGAATATCGCGGGGAGCGGTTGCTCGCCTGAGATGTGCAAAGGCTCCTGCGGCCTGGGCGCCATTTCCACCCCCGAGCGAGGGCTGTGA
- a CDS encoding molecular chaperone TorD family protein, translated as MTESPEYRAIYQDFAALLSYPEPGHQKLAETLASRLREVSDETAEPLERFAEILASSTVEEAREHYTRAFDLSPLAVPYLSVYLFGAENPQRGQFMAGFSGAYAEAGYDSGGELPDHLATVLGYAGVAPEDTWEEVQQLCLPSPLKLMRQALRVGESPYEHVLASLEVFVKHVTAGALIHA; from the coding sequence ATGACGGAATCACCCGAATATCGCGCGATCTACCAGGACTTCGCCGCGCTCCTGTCTTACCCGGAACCAGGTCATCAAAAGCTGGCCGAAACATTGGCGTCGCGACTCCGCGAGGTCTCCGATGAGACGGCGGAACCGCTGGAACGTTTCGCGGAAATCCTCGCATCGTCCACGGTGGAAGAGGCGCGGGAACACTATACCCGCGCCTTCGACTTGAGCCCGCTCGCCGTGCCGTACCTGAGTGTTTACCTCTTCGGCGCGGAGAATCCGCAGCGCGGCCAGTTCATGGCCGGATTCAGCGGGGCCTATGCCGAAGCGGGCTACGACAGCGGGGGAGAACTGCCCGACCACCTGGCCACCGTGCTGGGCTACGCCGGGGTGGCCCCCGAAGATACCTGGGAGGAAGTGCAGCAACTCTGCCTGCCTTCGCCCCTGAAACTTATGCGCCAGGCCTTGCGGGTAGGGGAGAGCCCCTATGAACACGTCCTCGCATCCCTGGAGGTTTTTGTAAAGCACGTGACTGCCGGAGCGTTGATCCATGCTTGA
- the narI gene encoding respiratory nitrate reductase subunit gamma has protein sequence MLDLFLFVGFPYIAFTLMIVLSAYRYRTQRFTYSALSSQFLEGNQLRWGSMAWHAGILVLLVGHVIPVLVPGLWQALTSIPVFLITVEVIGTIAAFLALSGLCVLLYRRTTSARVSAVTTTADYLLLLLLIAQVVVGISVATGARWGAAWSASTTTPYLWSLATFQPQPEYITGLPPTVKLHLVLAWCFFLVIPFTRLVHAFSVPIAYLWRPPQKVVWTTPRPEAAACCAPQHQHRDGRRYFVRGALASTGALFLLSIGVLEKLGRYFRGPAMDTRQQAELLQKKLERLELAAAERKLEIERIEKDYIYVASLAELSDKDGRYFTDYHMRPALAFKDERGLPLLISAKCTHLGCTVASTINNGRILCPCHVSWFDVKTGMPTPGAPAKAPLPHLGWVLMDGTGNLVASQGAGGEMTGEVDLALAGSYGVYIAKQFEEMA, from the coding sequence ATGCTTGACCTTTTTCTATTTGTCGGATTCCCCTACATCGCCTTTACGCTGATGATCGTGCTGTCGGCCTACCGCTACCGGACCCAGCGCTTCACCTATTCCGCCCTCAGTTCCCAGTTTCTCGAGGGCAATCAATTGCGCTGGGGGAGCATGGCCTGGCACGCTGGGATTCTCGTCCTCCTGGTGGGGCACGTGATTCCCGTCCTCGTGCCCGGATTGTGGCAGGCCCTGACCTCCATCCCGGTCTTTCTGATCACGGTTGAGGTTATCGGCACCATTGCCGCCTTCCTCGCCCTCAGCGGACTCTGCGTGCTCCTCTATCGACGCACCACCTCGGCCCGGGTCTCGGCGGTAACCACCACGGCGGACTACCTGCTGCTGCTCCTGCTCATCGCCCAGGTGGTCGTGGGCATCTCGGTGGCGACCGGTGCGCGCTGGGGGGCCGCCTGGTCGGCCAGCACGACCACGCCCTACCTTTGGAGCCTGGCCACGTTTCAGCCCCAGCCAGAATACATCACCGGACTGCCGCCCACGGTCAAGCTCCACCTCGTCCTGGCCTGGTGCTTCTTCCTCGTCATCCCCTTTACCCGCCTCGTTCACGCGTTCTCGGTACCCATCGCCTACCTCTGGCGCCCGCCGCAAAAGGTGGTCTGGACCACGCCCCGGCCTGAAGCCGCGGCTTGTTGTGCGCCCCAGCACCAGCACCGGGACGGCCGTCGTTACTTTGTGCGCGGTGCCCTCGCCAGTACCGGCGCTCTGTTCCTGCTCAGCATCGGTGTGCTGGAAAAGCTCGGACGCTACTTTCGCGGCCCGGCCATGGATACGCGGCAGCAAGCCGAACTGCTGCAGAAGAAACTCGAACGCCTGGAGCTGGCCGCGGCGGAACGAAAGCTCGAAATCGAGCGTATCGAGAAAGATTACATCTATGTTGCGTCCCTGGCCGAACTCTCGGATAAGGACGGACGCTACTTCACCGATTACCACATGCGTCCAGCCCTGGCCTTCAAGGACGAGCGGGGACTGCCCCTCCTGATTTCCGCGAAATGTACTCACCTCGGCTGCACCGTCGCGAGCACGATAAACAACGGACGCATTCTCTGCCCCTGCCACGTGTCCTGGTTTGACGTGAAGACGGGCATGCCCACGCCGGGTGCCCCGGCGAAAGCGCCCTTGCCCCACCTCGGCTGGGTGCTGATGGACGGCACCGGCAACCTCGTGGCCAGCCAGGGCGCGGGCGGCGAGATGACCGGTGAGGTCGATCTTGCCCTAGCGGGCAGTTACGGCGTGTACATCGCCAAACAGTTTGAGGAGATGGCCTGA
- a CDS encoding cytochrome bc complex cytochrome b subunit, producing the protein MRTHDRLQQASDWIHERFPLEKLSFESLFQKKEVPVHRMSWGYYFGGLALFCFSIQLVTGLLLLFYYQPTVADAHASVELITFHIGGGALVRNLHTWSSSAMIFCVLTHLITAFAMKAFEKPREITWVSGVLLLLITFGFGFTGYLLPWHQIAVNATKVGLQSVEEAGTYLPGALADIPRQLKELIQGEAAVGQATLSRFYALHVVLLPLAIFAILSQHLFMVQIHGMSKGVDNPTGKTEKFFPIFALKDFSIWGLVFFVLFVVALCLPFEAFFSYPLFEPFDPQGSTPDGIKPEWYFFFVYYPLELLPFWMIMILSGAAVAVLLGVPWIFQGTSRRTLRNIAIAATFYLVAMTVFGQQIYEFFKGAHQ; encoded by the coding sequence ATGCGTACACACGACCGGCTTCAGCAGGCAAGCGACTGGATTCACGAACGCTTTCCCCTGGAAAAGCTGAGTTTTGAATCGCTTTTTCAGAAAAAAGAAGTTCCCGTTCACCGCATGAGCTGGGGCTACTACTTCGGCGGTCTGGCGCTTTTTTGCTTCAGCATCCAGCTCGTCACCGGCCTCCTGCTCCTCTTCTACTACCAGCCCACCGTGGCCGACGCCCACGCGTCGGTGGAACTGATTACCTTCCATATCGGCGGTGGCGCGCTGGTGCGCAATCTTCACACCTGGTCTTCCTCGGCGATGATCTTCTGCGTGCTCACCCACTTGATCACGGCCTTCGCCATGAAAGCCTTCGAAAAGCCGCGAGAGATCACCTGGGTTTCCGGCGTGCTCCTGCTGCTGATTACCTTCGGTTTCGGGTTTACCGGCTACCTGCTGCCCTGGCACCAGATCGCCGTCAACGCCACCAAAGTCGGTCTCCAGTCCGTCGAAGAAGCCGGGACCTATCTCCCAGGTGCCCTGGCCGACATCCCGCGTCAGCTCAAGGAGTTGATACAGGGTGAAGCCGCCGTGGGCCAGGCCACCCTCAGCCGCTTCTACGCGCTCCACGTCGTGCTGTTGCCCCTGGCGATTTTCGCCATCCTGAGCCAGCACCTTTTCATGGTGCAAATCCACGGTATGAGCAAAGGTGTGGACAACCCCACGGGCAAGACCGAGAAGTTCTTCCCCATTTTCGCCCTGAAGGATTTTTCCATCTGGGGGCTTGTCTTCTTCGTCCTTTTCGTCGTCGCCCTCTGCCTGCCCTTCGAGGCCTTCTTCTCCTATCCGCTCTTCGAGCCCTTCGACCCCCAGGGCTCCACGCCCGACGGGATCAAGCCGGAGTGGTATTTCTTCTTCGTCTACTACCCGCTGGAGCTGCTGCCCTTCTGGATGATCATGATCCTTTCCGGGGCCGCCGTGGCGGTCCTGCTCGGGGTCCCGTGGATCTTTCAAGGCACGAGCCGGAGGACCCTCCGCAATATCGCCATCGCCGCCACCTTTTATCTCGTGGCCATGACCGTCTTCGGCCAGCAGATCTACGAGTTCTTCAAAGGAGCCCATCAATGA
- a CDS encoding NarK/NasA family nitrate transporter, with the protein MEHRRQAITVLALNTIAFTVCFACWMLNGVLVTYLVENQLVHWTDAQIGWLIGIPVLSGSIFRLPVGLLTDKYGGKWVFVIVMLVAAVPMYLLSFADSYAAFLWCSLGFGLAGTSFAVGIAYTSVWFSREHQGKALGIFGAGNAGAALTSMGAPWLLRSLTNGGEQLEAWRNMPRLYAGGLVLMAILFALLAAPKRVDDSHITSFRQRLAPLRHMRVWRFGLYYFLVFGGFVALAQWLIPYYVSVYTMPLATAGLLAAIFSLPSGVIRALGGYLSDHFGARRVMYWVLGSCLICCALLVVPRMDIQSPGKAVLAKRGGTVSAVSPSEITVGEVRYPVRPQSAEDQRNLEASEDLLIWPTMSAYQEPVVEPGQTVKKKELLARGVTHIYFQANVWVFTALLFVVGIMMGIGKAAVYKHIPDYFPREVGVVGGIVGVIGGLGGFICPIIFGYLLEWTGLWTTCWIFFTILSAVCLWWMHHVIQRAHYESSPALRGRLEQVDAAHGVVGND; encoded by the coding sequence ATGGAACATCGACGACAGGCCATTACCGTACTGGCACTCAACACCATCGCTTTCACCGTCTGCTTTGCCTGCTGGATGCTCAACGGCGTGCTCGTGACCTATCTCGTCGAAAACCAGCTCGTCCACTGGACCGATGCCCAGATTGGTTGGCTGATCGGCATTCCCGTATTGAGCGGTTCCATCTTCCGGCTGCCGGTGGGCCTGTTGACGGACAAGTACGGTGGAAAATGGGTCTTCGTCATCGTCATGCTGGTCGCCGCCGTGCCCATGTACCTGCTCAGTTTCGCAGACTCCTATGCCGCCTTCCTGTGGTGCAGCCTCGGCTTCGGTCTGGCGGGAACCTCCTTTGCCGTGGGTATCGCCTACACCTCGGTCTGGTTCTCCCGCGAGCACCAGGGCAAGGCCCTCGGCATCTTTGGCGCAGGCAATGCCGGCGCCGCCCTCACCAGTATGGGCGCGCCCTGGTTGTTACGCTCCCTCACGAATGGGGGAGAGCAGCTTGAGGCGTGGCGCAACATGCCCCGCCTCTATGCGGGTGGACTCGTGTTAATGGCGATCCTTTTCGCCCTGCTCGCCGCGCCCAAGCGGGTGGACGACTCCCACATCACCAGTTTCCGCCAGCGCCTCGCACCACTGCGTCACATGCGCGTCTGGCGCTTCGGCCTCTACTACTTCCTCGTCTTCGGCGGCTTCGTTGCCCTGGCCCAGTGGCTCATTCCCTACTACGTGAGCGTATACACCATGCCTCTGGCCACCGCCGGACTGCTGGCCGCCATCTTCAGTCTGCCCTCCGGCGTGATACGCGCCCTCGGCGGCTATCTCTCCGATCACTTCGGCGCGCGCCGCGTCATGTACTGGGTGCTCGGTAGTTGCCTGATCTGCTGCGCCCTGCTCGTCGTGCCCCGCATGGACATTCAGTCGCCGGGCAAGGCGGTCCTCGCCAAGCGCGGCGGAACGGTGAGCGCCGTGTCACCTTCGGAAATTACGGTGGGCGAGGTGCGCTACCCCGTCCGGCCCCAAAGCGCCGAGGACCAGCGCAATCTGGAGGCAAGTGAGGACTTGCTCATCTGGCCCACCATGAGCGCCTACCAGGAGCCGGTGGTGGAGCCGGGACAGACCGTCAAAAAGAAAGAATTGCTCGCCCGGGGTGTCACCCATATCTATTTCCAGGCCAACGTCTGGGTCTTCACCGCCCTGCTCTTCGTGGTCGGCATCATGATGGGCATCGGCAAGGCCGCCGTCTACAAGCATATTCCCGACTACTTCCCACGGGAGGTGGGGGTGGTTGGAGGCATCGTGGGGGTCATTGGCGGCCTGGGCGGCTTCATCTGCCCGATCATCTTCGGTTACCTGCTGGAATGGACTGGACTCTGGACCACCTGCTGGATATTTTTCACCATCCTGTCGGCGGTCTGCTTGTGGTGGATGCACCACGTGATCCAGCGCGCGCACTACGAGAGTTCGCCGGCCCTGCGCGGGCGATTGGAACAGGTGGACGCCGCGCACGGCGTCGTTGGGAACGATTGA
- a CDS encoding NarK/NasA family nitrate transporter — translation MHTLRNWDPENEAFWEAEGHKIASRNLRVSIPNLLMGFGVWIYWSIIINVMQGLHDSDPTVYAFTGPDGQPLSGPAYQALLYTLPAVAGLAGATLRIPNSFMVALCGGRTVKYMTTFLLIIPALGTGFALQNTQTNFLTFVVLASLCGMGGGVFASSMSNISFFFPKRSQGLSLGLNAGLGNLGVSLFQFAIPWVITFGIFGGPSLSFKGREVWVQNAGFVWVPVLLVLGFMAYFLMNNLKQHRSGSMAAAMGRFLWLELLGFGGVAASIALLLLSKKWVLSPGIEILATILNVFLAIAVTMVLMRVATPSSTRESLRKQFAIFGEKHNWVMTYLYVMTFGSFIGYASAFPKLLKDVFGYIHVDAAGQPLAEALVNPNAPNFLHYAFLGAAMGAAIRPVGGWLSDKLGGARVTQWSTAVMIGAALASAWVIREANTSPRPETWFLPFLLLFILLFATTGIGNGSTFRMIAVIFPKELAGPVLGWTSAVAAYGAFLIPTIFAMQIKAGKPEYALYGFAVYYVTCLALNWWYYARKNAEVPC, via the coding sequence ATGCATACGCTAAGAAATTGGGACCCGGAAAATGAAGCGTTCTGGGAAGCCGAAGGACATAAAATCGCCAGCAGAAATCTCCGGGTGTCCATTCCCAACTTACTCATGGGTTTCGGCGTGTGGATCTACTGGAGTATTATCATCAACGTGATGCAGGGGCTGCACGACAGCGACCCGACGGTATATGCGTTCACGGGCCCGGACGGACAGCCCCTGAGCGGACCCGCTTACCAGGCGCTCCTCTATACCCTGCCGGCCGTCGCGGGACTCGCGGGGGCAACGTTGCGCATTCCGAATTCTTTCATGGTTGCCCTGTGCGGCGGGCGCACCGTCAAGTACATGACCACGTTTCTGTTGATTATTCCCGCCTTGGGGACGGGGTTCGCCCTGCAAAACACGCAGACGAACTTTCTCACCTTTGTCGTGCTCGCCTCGCTCTGCGGAATGGGTGGTGGGGTATTTGCGTCGTCGATGTCCAATATAAGTTTCTTCTTCCCCAAGCGAAGCCAGGGCCTGTCGCTCGGTCTCAACGCGGGCCTTGGAAATTTGGGCGTATCGCTGTTCCAGTTCGCCATTCCCTGGGTCATCACCTTCGGGATCTTCGGTGGCCCTTCGCTGTCGTTTAAAGGCAGGGAGGTGTGGGTTCAAAATGCGGGCTTCGTCTGGGTGCCCGTTCTGCTGGTGCTCGGGTTCATGGCGTATTTCCTGATGAACAATCTAAAGCAACACCGGAGCGGCTCCATGGCCGCCGCGATGGGCCGGTTTCTCTGGTTGGAGCTCCTGGGCTTTGGTGGTGTCGCCGCCTCCATAGCGCTACTACTCCTCTCGAAGAAATGGGTCTTGTCGCCCGGTATTGAGATCCTCGCAACGATTCTCAATGTATTTCTGGCCATCGCCGTCACCATGGTCCTCATGCGCGTCGCCACGCCCTCCTCCACACGCGAGAGCTTGCGAAAGCAATTCGCCATCTTTGGTGAGAAGCACAACTGGGTCATGACTTATCTCTATGTTATGACCTTCGGCAGCTTCATCGGCTATGCCAGCGCCTTCCCCAAGCTGCTGAAAGACGTCTTCGGCTACATCCATGTGGACGCCGCCGGGCAGCCCCTGGCCGAGGCACTCGTGAATCCCAACGCGCCCAACTTCCTGCACTATGCCTTCCTCGGCGCGGCCATGGGCGCCGCCATCCGCCCGGTGGGCGGCTGGCTTTCCGACAAGCTTGGCGGCGCACGGGTCACCCAGTGGAGCACGGCGGTCATGATTGGCGCGGCACTCGCTTCGGCCTGGGTCATTCGCGAAGCCAACACCTCACCCCGGCCGGAGACCTGGTTCCTGCCTTTCCTGCTGTTGTTCATCCTGCTCTTCGCCACCACCGGCATCGGCAACGGCTCCACCTTCCGCATGATCGCGGTGATCTTCCCAAAAGAGCTCGCTGGGCCCGTCCTCGGCTGGACCTCCGCCGTCGCGGCCTACGGCGCGTTCCTCATTCCCACCATCTTCGCCATGCAGATCAAGGCCGGCAAGCCGGAATACGCCCTCTACGGCTTCGCGGTCTACTACGTCACCTGTCTCGCACTGAACTGGTGGTACTACGCGCGCAAGAACGCGGAAGTCCCCTGCTGA
- a CDS encoding putative zinc-binding protein: MDLPLKPVVFACSGCSPAGQLANQLALELDRRGIAEMSCLAGLGAEKPVFLKLAERRPVWIIDGCPIECGGGIAEKVDRPAVLHLRLHDFGIKKKEGLPDHVSLDQLVEWVEQQAAQVSRSTQSSGAPQ; the protein is encoded by the coding sequence ATGGATCTGCCCCTGAAACCGGTCGTCTTTGCCTGCTCCGGCTGTTCTCCCGCCGGCCAGCTCGCCAACCAGCTCGCACTCGAACTGGACCGGCGCGGTATCGCGGAGATGTCCTGTCTCGCCGGGCTCGGCGCGGAAAAGCCTGTGTTCCTGAAACTCGCGGAACGGCGACCGGTCTGGATCATCGACGGCTGCCCCATCGAGTGCGGCGGTGGCATCGCCGAGAAGGTGGATCGTCCCGCCGTGCTGCACCTGCGCCTGCACGACTTCGGGATCAAGAAGAAAGAGGGTTTGCCGGATCACGTGAGTCTGGATCAACTGGTGGAATGGGTGGAGCAACAGGCCGCCCAGGTATCGCGATCGACGCAGAGTTCTGGAGCGCCGCAATGA
- the moaA gene encoding GTP 3',8-cyclase MoaA, with the protein MDCVTLDRAVLDETGTAISLRDARHRPLRDLRISVTDRCNLRCAYCMPASIYPENHCFQARDALLSFEEIARIARIAADFGVHKIRLTGGEPLLRHNLDELVSMLADLPNVQDLAITTNGLLLPRYARPLRDAGMNRITVSLDSLDPAVLRQICGRDVHPDLVLDGIAAARDAGFESIKVNTVLQRGVNDGGIIDLARHFRGTGIVLRFIEFMDVGTMNQWKLDRVVPAHEVIARIHEHFPLEPVAPSYPGEVASRYRYADGLGEIGVIASVTRPFCGGCSRLRLTCDGHLFTCLFAARGLDLRPSLRGNSADALLEDQIEDLWKQRTDRYSEERSCGQSARQEKVEMYHIGG; encoded by the coding sequence ATGGACTGCGTGACCCTGGACCGGGCCGTCCTGGACGAAACCGGCACCGCGATATCCCTGCGCGACGCGCGCCACCGGCCGCTGCGCGACCTCCGGATCTCCGTCACTGATCGTTGCAACCTGCGCTGCGCCTACTGCATGCCCGCGTCCATCTACCCGGAGAATCACTGCTTTCAGGCCAGGGATGCCCTGCTTAGCTTCGAGGAGATTGCGCGGATTGCACGCATAGCGGCGGACTTCGGCGTACATAAGATCCGCCTGACCGGCGGCGAACCCCTCCTGCGCCATAATCTCGACGAGCTTGTATCCATGCTGGCGGATCTTCCCAACGTCCAGGATCTCGCCATCACCACAAACGGTCTACTCCTACCGCGCTACGCACGGCCCCTCAGGGATGCGGGCATGAATCGCATCACGGTCAGCCTCGACAGTCTCGATCCCGCGGTGCTCCGCCAGATATGCGGGCGCGACGTGCACCCGGATCTCGTCCTCGACGGCATCGCCGCCGCGCGGGATGCAGGCTTCGAATCGATCAAGGTGAACACCGTGCTGCAGCGCGGCGTGAACGACGGGGGCATCATCGATCTCGCCCGCCACTTTCGCGGAACGGGCATCGTGCTGCGCTTTATCGAATTTATGGATGTGGGCACCATGAACCAATGGAAGCTGGATCGCGTGGTACCCGCCCACGAGGTTATTGCCCGTATCCACGAGCACTTCCCCCTGGAGCCTGTTGCGCCGAGCTACCCCGGCGAGGTCGCCAGCCGCTATCGATATGCCGACGGGCTGGGGGAGATTGGCGTGATCGCATCGGTCACGCGGCCCTTTTGCGGCGGCTGCTCCCGACTGCGCCTGACGTGCGACGGCCATTTGTTTACATGCCTCTTCGCTGCGCGCGGACTCGATCTGAGACCCTCCCTGCGCGGCAATAGCGCCGATGCCCTCCTCGAAGACCAAATCGAGGACCTTTGGAAACAGCGGACGGATCGTTATTCGGAAGAGCGGAGTTGCGGTCAGTCCGCACGCCAGGAAAAAGTCGAGATGTACCATATCGGTGGTTAG
- a CDS encoding MoaD/ThiS family protein: protein MKTVNVAYYAKLREERGCSEETLKSEAETPAALYEALRSAFGFTLRPAQLGVAVNEAFAPWDTTLKDGDTVVFIPPVAGG, encoded by the coding sequence ATGAAAACAGTTAATGTGGCCTATTACGCCAAGCTGCGGGAAGAGCGGGGCTGTTCCGAAGAAACCCTGAAAAGCGAGGCGGAGACCCCCGCCGCACTCTACGAAGCGCTGCGCAGCGCCTTCGGCTTTACATTGCGCCCGGCCCAGCTCGGCGTGGCGGTAAACGAAGCCTTCGCTCCCTGGGACACGACCCTGAAGGATGGGGACACCGTGGTTTTCATACCGCCCGTGGCCGGAGGCTGA